The following are encoded in a window of Dysidea avara chromosome 4, odDysAvar1.4, whole genome shotgun sequence genomic DNA:
- the LOC136253550 gene encoding extracellular serine proteinase-like: MAADTVETLYTSITLETLLINNLYYDYSELRSSWQLMHILCSSTMRYCQSLIFTLIIGCVIFQDVSGVARVRRSADESLRDTGTYVVHFDDSATDAQLQHFVMQLIGRSNRRAKFEAKIIAEYLNIKCLSAKLSEKALKWVTHHKLVLEVKENEYIVFVSEIDSASSAKPGWHLDRVDQQALPLDQNYTASQYTGKSVDVYVLDTGIHYNHSVFNGRAHYPGCDPIDKIDNETREGEDCNGHGTHVAGLVGGNGTGLATSVTLFSVRVANCRGRASEASLLDGLMCVREHRKSRNETRAIINMSLAGSAIMASVSKFVKELIDDGVVVAASAGNGRDDFRKLDYDSCKVYPAGYNGVINVAATDMNDNALMGEFKGRSLITNMGSCVDVFAPGYSVFSSDICIPNISCYNSTANDGDECNTCQRFRTGTSQSSPIVTGAVALLLEKCPNITNTEIRNMLRTYLSRGRVRFCKAYKFLSEHNTLTAVNDVVGTTLNRLLFIGVLPYINCEEFHGQPLFTSINY; encoded by the exons atggcagcagacACAGTAGAGACTCTG TATACATCAATCACACTGGAGACATTGCTGATTAACAACCTCTACTACGACTACTCAGAGTTAAGAAGTAGCTGGCAACTTATGCATATTCTTTGCAGTTCAACAATGAGATATTGCCAGAGCCTAATTTTTACACTGATCATTGGCTGTGTCATATTCCAAGATGTTTCTGGTGTTGCAAGAGTTAGAAGATCTGCTGATGAAAGTTTACGTGACACTGGCACTTATGTTGTCCACTTTGACGACAGTGCAACTGATGCACAACTACAGCACTTTGTTATGCAGCTGATTGGGAGATCCAACAGGAGAGCAAAATTTGAAGCAAAGATAATTGCAGAATATCTTAACATCAAATGCTTATCAGCAAAACTGTCAGAAAAGGCTTTAAAATGG GTTACACATCACAAATTAGTTTTGGAAGTAAAGGAAAATGAATACATTGTATTTGTATCTGAAATTGATTCTGCTTCATCTGCCAAGCCAGGATGGCATTTGGATAGAGTAGACCAACAGGCATTGCCACTGGATCAGAATTACACTGCTAGCCAATACACTGGAAAATCAGTTGATGTATATGTACTGGACACTGGTATTCACTATAATCACAGTGTATTTAATGGTAGAGCTCATTATCCAGGCTGTGATCCAATTGACAAGATAGACAATGAAACACGTGAAGGAGAAGACTGCAATGGTCATGGAACTCATGTAGCTGGTCTTGTTGGTGGTAATGGTACTGGACTAGCCACTAGTGTGACGTTGTTCTCTGTTAGAGTAGCAAACTGCAGAGGCCGAGCTTCTGAGGCATCTCTCCTTGATGGACTAATGTGTGTACGTGAACATAGAAAAAGCAGAAATGAAACCCGAGCCATCATTAATATGTCCCTTGCTGGAAGTGCAATAATGGCTAGTGTTAGCAAATTTGTGAAAGAATTAATAGATGATGGCGTAGTAGTCGCAGCTTCTGCTGGAAATGGTCGTGATGACTTTAGAAAACTAGACTATGACTCCTGTAAAGTTTATCCAGCAGGTTACAATGGTGTTATCAATGTAGCTGCTACTGACATGAATGATAATGCATTGATGGGTGAATTTAAAGGTAGAAGTTTAATCACCAACATGGGATCATGTGTGGATGTGTTTGCTCCCGGCTATAGCGTTTTCAGCAGTGATATATGTATCCCTAACATCTCCTGTTACAACTCAACAGCTAATGATGGAGATGAATGTAACACATGTCAAAGGTTTCGAACAGGAACTTCTCAGAGTTCTCCAATAGTCACTGGAGCCGTTGCCCTACTACTGGAGAAATGCCCAAATATAACCAATACAGAAATTAGAAACATGCTAAGAACTTACTTATCCAGAGGAAGAGTCCGATTCTGTAAGGCATACAAATTCCTAAGTGAACACAATACTCTGACAGCTGTCAATGATGTTGTTGGCACTACACTTAATCGTTTACTGTTCATAGGAGTTTTACCTTATATAAACTGTGAAGAGTTTCATGGCCAACCATTATTTACTTCAAtcaattattaa